The window gcctggtctcaggcctatccgaagatcggaaataatgagctctgagctcgttccgtagggtaacgtctggctgtctcgtcagagactgcagcagatcaaacagtgaaacacacacacacacacacacacacacacgacacttgcacgcgcacgtacgcacacacacacacacacacacacacacacacacacacacacattagagacAACCATgtatcgtatatatatatatatatatatatatatatatatatatatatatatatatatatatatatatatatatatatatatatatatatatatatatatatatatatatatatatatcatcatgaGAGTGGTAATGAACAAACTTTTGCGCTTTGCcgtttaatgatgttttcttaTGATGAAGTTTTGTAAATCATTGTTGGTTCATACATTGAATGGAAATGCTTCAGTTATAGTAAATGATAGCAATATTTTATCCAGATATTGAATCATTTTCAAAAACTTGTCATCAAAATTACCCGGGCTGTGGCGTTTGGTTGAAGACCATTGTGATCATTCACAGTACTAAGTATGACATGTACAGTACGTCTTCCGTCACCAGGTGCGCACAGTGCCAGAATACATGAACAAAAGGTTCGGTGGCCAGAGGATCCAGGTGTACCTCGCTGTGCTATCCCTCATGCTGTACATCTTTACCAAGATATCGGTGAGTAATTGTACACCACTACTCAGGAGAGGCCAGACACTGGACAAGGCACTGCATGACTTCCCCTTAATTAAGTCCACTTTATAAAGCCAGGTTGGATGTGCAGTTGTGCACTTAGAGTTATCTCTTTTGTTTGTAGAGAATCCCCGTAGATATTCTTGTAAATACATTGaatgaaataatacaaatatgaaaTTCTTCAAGGTGTGGTGacggagatggagaggagataTAGCGGGTGAGTAGAGGTTGTGTGGTGCAGAGGCGGGGCTGGTGTGGTACTGTGTGAGGATGATTGCTGTGTAGTATAGCGGAGCTTCACTGAAACATACAATTATATTCTATCACACCAGGAAACTGCAACCTTGGATCACTTCCATTGCTCTCTGACTATATAACACCCCTCCCACCCCGCAAGAGACTTCTCGAGTCAGTattagtgaatgagagagagagagagagagagagagagagagagagagagagagagagagagagagagagagagagagagagagagagagagaataatttccACTTATGCTTTTCAGAATTTTCAATTAAAAATCATAATTAAATCAAGATACTTTGCATCCTATTCttgaaaagtacaaaaacaaacataccAGTAAAAAAAGAATGCGCAAGATTTGGGTGCTGAAGGCTCATCAGTCAGCAGGAATGGGTGTACATGATCTTAATCAGCACATAGAACATTCAACGGTGACGACTTGGCCATCTTTTAGAACGGCTGAGAGACACTTCCATACGCACTTATCTATGAGGGACCCGAAataaaacttctctctctctctctctctctctctctctctctctctctctcattatcatctttcttaTCCGGGTTGCTTCACTCCTTCACCAATTTAtgactttctttaatttcatgcAGGTCGATTTGTATTCCGGCGCGTTATTCATCAATCAAGCTCTCAAATGGGACATCTACGGGTCCATGGTGGCGTTGCTGGCACTGACTGCGCTTTTCACCGTGACGGGGGGTCTGGCGGCCGTCATCTACACTGACACCCTGCAGCTGTTCATTATGTTGGGCGGCGCCTCATTCGTCATGGTCAAAGGTGAGTTATGTGAAAAGCTTACTTGTCATGAATGTGCCGGTGGAAACACGTGTCGACACTAAAGCAGCAAGGTAATCGAATATCAAAGCAGTGATGACCCCAAACATGAGCCTTTCGGCTGAGATCGCTATGTACTGTAAGTATTGAAACGTTctgaaatgaaataattaatCTTGAGTTTAGCTCTTATTGATTTTGTCAGAGCTGTACTTATGATATTTCCTGTTTTGTCACTCTTCCATGTAGTAGTGCCTTAACTTTGCTTGATATTATACTAtatattctttacttttatgCATCAAGAAAGTCGGTCACAGTCAAAATAAAGTGAACAGAATAAAGGATGAAGGCAGTTTGTTAAAGGAGTGGAATCGATAAGACGGAACGCTTTTGACTCGCCATGTATAGGAGGGTTGACTGGATCGAACTCTACGGTACTTTTCAGCCTTCCAAGAGGTGGGTGGGTATGAGGCCCTGCAGTACAGGTACATGCAAGCTGTACCAAAGCTCACCTATGAGAACACCAGCTGTGGCCTGCCAAGAGATGACTCCTGGATAATGCTGAGGCATCCTGTGAACTCTGATCTGCCGTGGCCAGCTTTTTTGTTGGGGCAGACCCCAGCCTCCATCTGGTACTGGTGTGCTGACCAAGTATGTCCTCATTCAAGTTTCATTTAGCACTGGTATTATgttcaacagaaaaaaaagaaattataaaccGTGACTTTGTATTAAAATGTGCGCTGATGGAAGTACAAAATAATCAGGCAGCGAAATATACTTCGTGCACATCAAAGACATGATAATAATGCTTAATTGATAAAAGCAAGCACTGATTTTTTAGTCAACGCATTTTCTGAAGACAGTAATGTTAATGGCGAATCAATACCATAATACTAAAATAAATCcataaaaacagataaaatgagaaaaaaaaaaaaaatggctagaGCGTATTTAGTAAAATTATCTAAACACTTGAACACCTGAAATCTTGGTGTGTGTATCGAGGAAACATACAAGAAAACATCTAAAATACCCAATATTATATCTTTGTTGACTCTAAGTGTGGTAAACTTTTGCTGGCTctgctttctcatttccatcttcatatatataaaaaaaaattatcaaagaaGAACCATGGTAGATAGTAATATATTCTTTCGAGTTCTTAGCAGTAGTCATTTTTAACTATAATATAAATGATGCAATCTTTTACTATGTCCGTTTGtcaccttctttttctcttatcaattcATCAGAACAGGGAATCAAAAATCCATCAGATGCAAAATATCAGCGTCTGAAATGTTTATAACGAAGCATTAGGTGtatttttcatgcatttattGATCATTTCCTGTTCGCCTCCCGCCTCTCCTATCAAGGGAAGACATCAAAGCTCTCTGAGTTTGCAGTACATCCAAATAATACCATTCTCCCTATCCTTGAAATATTATGACTCAAAGAAATGCAAAGTATGTGAACTCAACACTAATTCAATTTCAGATGATGATCCAGAGAGCGTTAGCAGCCAAGTCTTTGTCCCATGCCAAGGGAGCCACTGTGTTTGCCTCCTACGTTAAGATATtgcctttcttcatcatcattcttcccGGCATGATCTCCCGCGCGCTATTCCCAGATGACGTGGCCTGCGTTCTGCCGGAAGAGTGCATGCGGGCGTGTGGGTCGAAATCTTCGTGTTACAATTCTGCTTATCCGCGGCTCGTGGTGGGTATCATGCCAGCGGGACTGAAGGGCATCATGTTGGCGGTCATGCTGGCGGCACTGATGAGTGATCTTACCTCCATTTTCAACTCCACCTCCGCCATGTTCACGCTGGATCTCTGGCCACGTCTGCGTCCCAAAGCCAAAACTCGAGAGCTACTGATAGTTGGAAAACTTTTCGTGGTGGTCCTCGTGGCTGTGTCTGTAGCTTGGGTTCCTATTATTGAAGAGATCCAGGGAGGACAATTATTCATCTACATACAGAAAGTAGGTGCCTACCTCGCACCTCCAATAGCCGCCGTATACCTCGCCGCAATACTTTGGAAACGCATGAATGAGAAGGGAGCTTTTTGGGCTCTCATGGTGGGACTCTTTGTAGGACTCATACGCATGGTTCTGGacttctctcatcctcccccATCATGCAAAGAGGATGAGTATCGACCACTTGTGATACGGCTGAACTTCATGTACTTTGCTATGATACTCTTCTGGATAACTATATTGACAGCAGTGGTCGTTTCCCTCTTCACTGAACCTCCTGAGAACTTCAGGGTGAGAAATTGCTGTCAGAAACATTTGAACTTTTCCTAGTACTCTCacaatatatgatttttttttctataagcaTGTGATGTCACAACATATTTGTAATACATTACTTATACATGCACTTCGTGGGCATATGTCCAATCCATGAATGTCTGAGTGTTATTTGAAATGATTTAAGTTAAAGTCATGAAAATTCACTGAAGACATTTGTATTCAACAAGTGTCATTACATATTCCAGATAATACGGACAACATATCCTACCAGACTGGACAAGAGACAGCGAGatgatgagatggaggagaagattGCTTTGACACACATTGCTCAAGACACGTCTCCTCCAACGGGTCAGACTGAaggcaagacttttttttttttttttttttgcttcttataTAACAAAATAAGTTCCTTGATGAAACATATTTACccatttccacctatcatcctcattCAGAGATTTAtgttatcttcttttaaagctccacACTGATTTGGTACTCACGACCTGAGTTACTAGGGAACTGTAAAAGAAGATGAGTATCATTATGAAATTCTATCAACTCTGATTTCTGGTGTTCAAACCAAAAGTTCTGCTGGGAACTACGAGGTTATGTCACTGACCTAAGCGAAAGGAGACatggaaaatataataaaatgcaaaatTAGATTGGTGTTCAacgaaaactaaaataaaatgtgcaagaaagaaaaactagactCTGAAGATCAtcgaatgataatgataataataatgataataataataataataataataataataataataataataataataataataataataataataataataataataataataatgataataataataatgaaaataataataataacaataataataataataataataataataataataataataataataataataataataataataataatgaaaataataataatgaacgcTAATACTGAGGTCgtcctacgctgatgatgccATGAGTCGAAATATCATGACAGTGCTAATGATGAATCACTTCTATGTAGAATTTATatctaaaaacaacaacagcaacacgaaaaaaaaaaaaaaaacagatttccACTAAGAGTAAGCAAAGTTCAGAGCACAACAATGTAATGAATGTCTTATATACGGAGCAAACCTCACTATATTTAATTCATAGAAATAGTATCaaatataaaattaataaatttcTTCAATAAAAGACTGCAGCAATTCATCGccaaatgaaaaagaacattTGAAAAGTGCTTAGAAATTACATGACCACAGGAACTCACTACAGAGCTTTGGAATTACAACGACCAAAACATATTCTCATACCCGCCCATCCACACACAGATTcggattcagattcagattcagatagtTTACTGACCATGAGTGACATGTTACATAATATGAAAATATCCTAATCTAAATTGAAATATACGAAACTCTAGAATTTTATTATTTGCATTCCAATAGAAGCGAAAGAATactgaaataaacaataaaaacaaacaataaaatcgTTCCAGGCATTATATTACATACAGATTACGGCATATTAAAGATCTCCTTATCTTAAAAGTATATAGATGAAACAATTACGCAagaaacccttaaaatacccaaaattaacataaacaaaacaaacacaaagctAACTCAGTATTCTGGCCTCGGAACACCTCAAACTAAACTTGAATACAGTAAAATACAGCAACACCcagcaaaaaataacaataaataaataaaatagtacgcaaattgagataaaagaaacatgaaactatCACGACTCATAATCTCACTACACGTGCGACAGTTAtttaataaacataataataattatttataCATCTATAAGATCTCAAATATTACATTGCATTTCTTTATAAAATCTATCTGAAATTACTTGTTCCATAATTTCAAACGTACTTGTTTCTCTGACCACCTGGGAATGAACACATGTTACATCACATGTCGTTCTGTCTGTATTTCCCCGCATGGGCACAGACGCCCACGCCCGCGTCTGTTCTATTTGCCTGTCTCAATACTCTCAAATTGTGACCCGAAACCCTGAATTTAGTGAATGCTCGTCGATGATGTTCCTTAACTGTGTGTCTTTGCGTGTATACATGGGTGTACGGAAAAGAGTGGGTCAATATCTTTATATGTTAGTTTTCTAGATGAGTTACTTGTTATCTTGTTGTGTGGTGTAGCTAAGAGAGACTCCCAGCGTCGTAATAGTGATCTTAGGTAATTATCAAGAAGGCTACCCAGGATAGCGGCAAGGGATCATCATCCATACCTCGTCGTTCTTCCCAGATGTCATGAAAGCACTTGTGTTGCTTTTATCGTATGAGATCTAGAAGGGAAGAATATCTTGCTTCTGCTAACACGCGTCATTAACGCAGCTTTTACGCACTCCTAATAATTGTTTCGGGGCCCAGGTAGACTGCTTACTGACAGGCTTAACGTCTCCACACACCCATAGCTGACATCCATAGAGTAAAGAGAATACCAATGCAGCATctaacatactttttttttttttttaactatataTGGCACATCCTCATTCTTAACAAAAGAAACATATCTTAAAACCTGGCTGACCTGGACCTTTGCGTGTGCCTTGACAGCGGCGGATACCGATCCACAGCTGGTGAACACTGATCCCAAGTAGATATATTTGTCGCATTGTTCGATAGTGAGATTATTCATTGTTAACGGTTGACGATCTCTGTTGTTACCattgataacaaaaaaaaaaaaaaaaaaaattttgtctgAATTGATGATCATTCCATATTGTTGGCAATACATCTGAAgaagttttttccttcttaacgTCATATCCGTGGAGGCAGCCAAGAATATGGTATCATCCTTAAATACAAGAATGTGAAGCCATAAAAAAACCACCGTTTGGGCACCTTTCCTTTACAGTTTCAATCAAGTCATTGATAAATATAACATACAAGATGCTTGATGTTGGCGATCCCTGTTTAAGACCTAATCTAGCAGTAACAACAGCTTTTCTATAATGCTCTTGGTAATTTGGTACATAATTGCTAAAACTCCCAACATAATACACCCACAACCAAgccttttaagtattttaagtaACATTCTTCTGTTCACATAGTCATACGCTTTGGAATACCCACAAAGGTTACAAAAAGGGAATATTTCTTCCGTCGAGCAATATCACAAAGCAAGCGTAAAGTGACAATATGCTCTAAACAACCTCGCTTCTTTTGTGCTCCGGCCTGCTCACGAAACAGAGAAAACCATTGACTCAACCTATCATTCAATATTACCTCGTATAATTTCGCAACACTATTGTTAACGCTGATTCCTCGGCAATTATTAGTGTTCTCTTTGTTCCCCTTTTTATAAATTGTGAACATTCTAGATCTTTTTCATGAGGCTGGATACATGTTGCTAAACACACTGTTAAACAAAGCAGCTAGTCATACACCACTGTGCCAGGAGAAGGGACAAAGCTCCCGAATTCACTTCATTAGGTCCACAAGACTtgtctatttaaattttccttatttggtCCTGTATCTCATTAACACATATATGATCGTCTAACACTGGAATTCTTACATTTGTCTGATAGTGTGAATGGTTCAGTACGTCTATATCAGTATTCAACAAACATCCAAAGTGGGTTTCGAAGGTTTCATCTGACGGCTTGTCTGTATCATCAAACTGACGATTCCCAAAATGTCTTTTCAATCTATTGCTTTCCATACTCTGGCATTGTCTCTATCATCCAGAAGTCTTTCCCATCTTGACAGGTTATTAACGTCATCTGTTTCACCACTACGCTTCAATTTGCTATTTTCCAAACACTTGTACAAAATATTGGTAACACCGTCTGTGAATACATTTACGTTGTTACTGGGTTCAGCTTGTTCAGCCTGAGACAGTGAGTCGACTAGCTTCGTTGTATCGACTTTGCTCATTCTGAACGGCCTTCTACAGTTGGTGTCTCGTACTTGTTGGCCATGcaatgcatcacacacacacacacacacacacacacacgtagtataGTGACCCAGCATTATATCCCTACAGAGATCAGCTCATCAGGAACTCACACCAGCAGAGCAGCAGAGGACTACTGggtaaagaagagcaagaggtgGTGCCTGTGGGTGTGCGGGTTGCAAGtgacaccccaaaacactgccAGCGAAGAAGATCACTTGCAGTTCCTTACTTCTCTGAATGAAAATCCTCACGCAAAACTTTTCCTCAACATTAACTTTGTAATATTAGTAGCCGTTGGCATAGGACTCTTTGCTTACTTCACAATAGATCCTTTTCCAACCGATGTTAACCCAAGGGAATATGAGTACCTGCCAGCATAGGCCTGGTACAGCATTGTAACATTCTCAGATTTATACGTTTTGTATTACTTTTTACACCGTAAAGTTTGTACTTGCGCTATTTTTTAtgcgtatattttttttttattacaggaTCAGTGGTTGGTGATGTGTGTGCAGGTTTTAACGATGCAGAATTTTTTATGAGCTTGTACTTTCAGGTAGAGAAGTTTTGTACTTTCTTATGTGGCAGGTTATCAGTAATAATGGAGAAAGTAAATTTTCTTTGTTAAAGTATTTCCAAGCCAAATTATTTCaggattatttttttacataatccATATGAGTATTAAAACTGCATCGTTTAACTTCaaagtataaacacacacacacacacacacacacacacacacacacacacacacacacacacacacaccagagtcaggtcagaggtcatttgGGCAAGGCTTCTATCTAAGTGCgtggcccatgttcacctagcagtgattaggttGTGACTCGCTGCTAGGTAGGAGAAACAAACTCCgaatagaaatacagaaatacacaGTGTGGTCTGACGACCCCGGGCCTAGGTCACTAGGCTTATCTTATCTATCGCTACCCTAGCAGTCATGTATGGGGTTGTCAGATACAAGTATGGGGTTGTGTAGTTGTATGAAATTATGAATGTTGAGGCGGGTTCACATGTGTTAATATGCGCCGCGGGTGGTAATGCTATAGTCGTTAAAAGTATCGACAGAGCCCTGCTAGCCGGAACATGTTCACACATACCGGCAGGGAAGTATAGGCTGGTTGGCTTACATTTCTTATAAGAAGAGTGTTCATCTTAACAAAAGATTATGTACAATTGCAATCAAATAAATTAAATCATCGCAAGTATTCAATCCTaacctccaacaacaccttgAAGAGAAATAACCAGTCATCGGAGAATGGCAGCCATCTCACCGAATGTAGTTCTACGTGGGTGTTTTTCCTGTACTACTTATTTTTTCGGTTCCCAGGCATGCTATTTGTCCCTCATTAAATCCAATATCTTCTCTGCCTCTGAGCACCACATGTTCAAACCTTCCTTCGTGACGTGACTATGTAAACAAAGCCGCTAGCGGCTGGACAAGACTGAAGTTTCGGTCCTGTTTTGCTTGTAGCATCTCCACCTGCTAGCCACCAATACCTAGCCGATAGACTCGGATAGAGTCCAGTAGGTAGAATTGCCACACGCATATTGACACATGTGAATCCGCCTTTAGTATATGAGGATATGTATAAGTATGTTAATATGTAGAATTTTCAGTTGACTCTGTCAACTGCCATtccaaataaaccaaaatattattattattacacacacacacacacacacacacacacacacacacacacacacacacacacacacacacacacacacacacacacacacacacacacacacacacacacacacacacacactgaagtcagtactcctttcctcctcttccttgttctctccttccatcc of the Portunus trituberculatus isolate SZX2019 chromosome 42, ASM1759143v1, whole genome shotgun sequence genome contains:
- the LOC123517652 gene encoding sodium/glucose cotransporter 5-like; this encodes MASAQSGDLIAWDYVAIAVYFALNLLVGAYALCRPNRGTISGYFLAGRFMWWLPVGASLFASNIGSEHFIGMAGSGAASGIGIGAFNFISIILLQLMSWIFLPVFIASGVRTVPEYMNKRFGGQRIQVYLAVLSLMLYIFTKISVDLYSGALFINQALKWDIYGSMVALLALTALFTVTGGLAAVIYTDTLQLFIMLGGASFVMVKAFQEVGGYEALQYRYMQAVPKLTYENTSCGLPRDDSWIMLRHPVNSDLPWPAFLLGQTPASIWYWCADQMMIQRALAAKSLSHAKGATVFASYVKILPFFIIILPGMISRALFPDDVACVLPEECMRACGSKSSCYNSAYPRLVVGIMPAGLKGIMLAVMLAALMSDLTSIFNSTSAMFTLDLWPRLRPKAKTRELLIVGKLFVVVLVAVSVAWVPIIEEIQGGQLFIYIQKVGAYLAPPIAAVYLAAILWKRMNEKGAFWALMVGLFVGLIRMVLDFSHPPPSCKEDEYRPLVIRLNFMYFAMILFWITILTAVVVSLFTEPPENFRIIRTTYPTRLDKRQRDDEMEEKIALTHIAQDTSPPTGQTEEISSSGTHTSRAAEDYWVKKSKRWCLWVCGLQVTPQNTASEEDHLQFLTSLNENPHAKLFLNINFVILVAVGIGLFAYFTIDPFPTDVNPREYEYLPA